One window of Edaphobacter dinghuensis genomic DNA carries:
- the mfd gene encoding transcription-repair coupling factor yields MVLPFVRELLADLEHSEAFERVRRHLSGGTGRRRVSGLTSTARALYLPLFVRAANAPCVIVVSDNKAAEALHAAVLSACELTGAMDPAQVLRLPAHDVLPFENLSPHPEIQETRAATLWKIATGTIRLVIAPVEAACMKLFARDFYKALALHLKVGEEYMPDMLIEHLLSVGYTRVDVVEMPGQVTLRGGIIDAFSPEMERPVRIDFFGDEIESIRTFDAETQRSSSSLDEALLLPLTEIPVTEKILTAINARLTRSGIAGATIEGGEEPVELQTHIATRTGEATVFPGWEFFAPVAGATHTVLDLLAASGPAPRVFIEEPAMVKNQGERWWNKVEQRHDRSGIGNLVRPEDIYLSPWDLDDRLRRFCGCELDQLGAVDVLDADRSDLSEVDFTTRPTQRFHGSIPALIDQLNVLMKQDARILLTAPNQGEVERLAGLLQEYQIPYRLGSRNEQHGSSTVYSESSYLAGDLRTPVIVKTTIAAGVQILDLDRTTARQVVIFGAQDLSDDADVTVRTARRGKSKAAAFISDFRDLAVGDYVVHVEHGIAQYCGLRVIEENDAPPLELMILEFADEAKLYVPLTRLDLIQKYRSTDTGPAPQLNKLGTQGWQKTKARVKKAMADMAAELLKLYAQRESIQGTPFSPDTNMQREFEDAFDFNETDDQLNAITDIKSDMESVQPMDRLLCGDVGYGKTEVAMRAAFKAVQDSKQVAVLTPTTVLSFQHYETFKRRFANFPVTIEMISRFRTAKEQKIILEKVEQGKIDILIGTHRILSKDLKFQDLGLLIVDEEQRFGVRHKERLKQMRTAIDVLAMSATPIPRTLHMSLIGLRDMSVIETPPKDRMAIQTIVAKFDEKLVRTAIEMELERGGQIYFVHNRVESIYELAAKIRELVPQARVVIGHGQLPEAELERVMLAFMNHEYDVLLATSIIENGLDIPLANTIIINRADRHGLSELYQLRGRVGRSNRRAYSYLLIPPEKELSEISRRRLAALKEFSDLGAGFKIAALDLELRGAGNMLGGEQSGHIEAIGFEMYTTMLEEAVRKMKGEEDKPAHANTVLNLGISVRIDSDYIPEENQRLRMYKRIAGAEDFATLADVRAELQDRYGTPPESVFNLLAAGEIRLQCELLGIAQVDRKRTQIEVGKTKTFVEMLHLKFAERLSGGAPATAPGVAPARERGVDPGVLMKLVSRNTKKGAQFTPQGILRWPLTSAKAEDVIAETRALLDALDAH; encoded by the coding sequence ATGGTTCTTCCCTTCGTCCGCGAGCTGCTTGCGGACCTTGAGCACTCTGAGGCATTTGAGCGTGTACGCCGCCATCTGAGCGGGGGCACGGGGCGCAGACGTGTGTCCGGGTTGACCTCGACGGCGCGTGCGCTTTACCTGCCGCTGTTCGTTCGGGCAGCCAATGCTCCATGTGTCATTGTGGTTTCCGACAACAAGGCGGCGGAGGCTCTGCATGCCGCAGTGCTCTCGGCCTGCGAGTTGACGGGAGCGATGGACCCGGCACAGGTTTTGCGGCTACCTGCTCACGACGTTCTGCCGTTTGAAAATCTTTCTCCGCACCCTGAGATTCAGGAGACACGCGCGGCGACACTGTGGAAGATCGCCACAGGAACGATTCGGTTGGTGATTGCACCGGTTGAAGCCGCCTGCATGAAGTTATTTGCGCGTGACTTCTATAAGGCACTGGCACTGCACCTGAAGGTTGGCGAAGAGTATATGCCGGACATGCTGATCGAGCATCTACTTTCGGTCGGCTATACCCGCGTCGATGTGGTGGAGATGCCAGGACAGGTTACGTTGCGCGGCGGCATCATTGACGCCTTCTCGCCTGAGATGGAACGCCCGGTGCGCATCGACTTCTTTGGCGATGAGATCGAGTCGATCCGCACCTTCGACGCGGAGACACAGCGCAGCAGCAGTTCGCTCGATGAGGCGCTTCTGCTTCCGCTTACGGAAATTCCTGTCACCGAAAAGATTCTTACCGCGATCAATGCGCGGCTTACTCGCAGCGGCATAGCCGGTGCGACGATTGAAGGGGGCGAAGAGCCGGTCGAGTTGCAGACGCATATTGCCACACGCACCGGTGAGGCTACCGTTTTTCCCGGCTGGGAGTTTTTTGCGCCAGTTGCGGGTGCCACTCATACGGTTTTGGATTTGTTGGCGGCAAGCGGCCCTGCGCCACGTGTCTTTATCGAAGAGCCTGCAATGGTCAAGAATCAAGGCGAGCGCTGGTGGAACAAAGTCGAGCAGCGGCATGACCGCTCGGGCATCGGCAATCTGGTTCGGCCCGAAGATATCTATCTTTCCCCGTGGGATCTTGATGACAGGTTGCGCCGGTTCTGTGGCTGCGAATTAGATCAGCTTGGCGCGGTGGATGTGTTGGATGCCGATCGTAGCGATTTGTCGGAGGTGGACTTCACCACTCGCCCCACGCAGCGATTTCATGGCAGCATTCCAGCGCTGATCGATCAACTGAATGTGTTGATGAAGCAGGATGCGCGCATCCTGCTGACTGCTCCTAACCAGGGAGAGGTGGAGCGGCTCGCGGGACTGTTGCAGGAGTATCAAATTCCCTATCGGCTTGGCTCGCGCAACGAGCAACATGGCAGCTCGACGGTTTATTCGGAGTCGAGCTATCTGGCAGGAGATCTGCGCACACCGGTGATCGTGAAGACGACCATTGCGGCAGGTGTGCAGATACTTGATCTCGACAGGACTACTGCGCGGCAGGTTGTCATCTTTGGCGCGCAGGATTTATCGGACGACGCTGACGTGACGGTACGGACGGCACGGCGCGGCAAGTCGAAGGCTGCGGCGTTTATCTCCGACTTCCGCGATCTTGCTGTTGGCGATTATGTTGTGCACGTCGAGCATGGCATCGCGCAGTATTGCGGGCTGCGCGTGATTGAAGAGAACGATGCGCCGCCACTGGAGCTGATGATTCTGGAGTTTGCCGACGAGGCGAAGCTGTATGTTCCGCTGACGCGACTCGACCTGATTCAGAAGTACCGCAGTACCGATACAGGGCCTGCACCGCAACTCAACAAGCTGGGCACGCAGGGATGGCAGAAGACCAAGGCTCGGGTCAAAAAGGCAATGGCCGACATGGCTGCCGAGCTGCTGAAGTTGTATGCGCAACGCGAGTCGATTCAGGGCACACCTTTTTCGCCAGACACGAACATGCAGCGCGAGTTCGAGGACGCCTTCGACTTCAACGAGACTGATGACCAGTTGAACGCCATTACCGATATTAAGAGCGATATGGAGTCGGTGCAGCCGATGGACCGGCTACTGTGCGGCGATGTGGGCTATGGCAAGACAGAAGTTGCCATGCGCGCAGCGTTCAAGGCAGTGCAGGACTCGAAGCAGGTTGCGGTGCTGACGCCGACGACCGTGCTGAGCTTTCAGCACTACGAGACCTTCAAGCGCCGCTTCGCCAACTTCCCTGTCACCATCGAGATGATCTCTCGCTTCCGCACTGCGAAGGAGCAGAAAATCATTCTTGAAAAAGTCGAGCAGGGCAAGATCGATATCCTTATCGGCACACATCGCATCCTGTCGAAAGATCTGAAGTTTCAGGACCTGGGGCTGCTGATCGTCGATGAAGAGCAGCGCTTCGGCGTGCGGCATAAGGAGCGGCTGAAGCAGATGCGAACTGCAATCGATGTGCTGGCGATGTCGGCCACACCGATTCCACGGACGTTGCATATGTCGTTGATCGGCTTGCGCGATATGTCGGTGATTGAGACGCCGCCCAAAGACCGCATGGCGATTCAGACGATCGTCGCCAAGTTCGATGAGAAGCTAGTTCGTACTGCGATCGAGATGGAGTTGGAACGCGGTGGACAGATTTATTTTGTGCACAATCGCGTTGAGTCTATCTATGAGCTTGCGGCGAAGATTCGCGAGCTGGTGCCGCAGGCGCGAGTTGTGATTGGTCATGGTCAGCTTCCGGAGGCAGAGCTCGAGCGAGTGATGCTCGCCTTCATGAACCATGAGTACGATGTGCTGCTCGCTACCAGCATCATTGAGAATGGGCTGGATATTCCACTGGCCAACACGATCATTATCAATCGTGCAGATCGACATGGGCTGAGCGAGCTTTATCAACTGCGTGGCCGCGTGGGCCGCAGCAATCGTCGCGCATACTCGTATCTTTTGATTCCGCCAGAGAAGGAGTTGAGCGAGATATCGCGGCGCAGGCTGGCGGCGTTGAAAGAGTTCTCCGACCTGGGTGCGGGCTTCAAGATCGCTGCGCTTGATCTGGAGCTGCGCGGCGCGGGTAACATGCTGGGCGGCGAACAGTCGGGCCACATCGAGGCCATCGGCTTTGAGATGTACACGACGATGCTCGAAGAGGCGGTGCGCAAGATGAAGGGCGAGGAGGACAAGCCTGCGCATGCCAACACGGTGCTCAACCTCGGCATCAGCGTGCGCATCGACTCTGATTACATTCCCGAAGAGAACCAGCGCCTGCGCATGTATAAGCGCATCGCCGGTGCGGAGGACTTTGCTACGCTTGCCGATGTTCGTGCGGAGTTGCAGGACCGCTACGGCACGCCGCCGGAGTCAGTGTTCAACCTGCTGGCAGCGGGAGAGATTCGTCTGCAATGTGAGCTGCTTGGCATTGCTCAGGTCGACCGTAAGCGTACTCAGATCGAAGTGGGCAAGACGAAGACTTTTGTTGAGATGCT